In Acidobacteriota bacterium, the genomic stretch CTGCGCCGGCGGGCCCGGGCGGCCGTCCAGCGGGATGATGCGCGCGTCGTGGATCATCTCGACCAGGATCATCACGTAGTCCCGGTTCTGGACGATCTGGTAGTTGGCGTTGTAGCCCGCGTTCATCATCGGCGGGCCGGCACCGCGCATGATGATGCAGCGGTCGTCGAGCTGGTTGGCCTCGGCCGAATCCCAGCGTCCCACCCGTTCACGCTCGGCCGCCACCTCGGCCGCGCGCCGGCGTCCCTCGGCGTTGACCGGCGGCAACCGGCCGTTCGGCGGGTCGATGATGAGCGACGTGCGCAGGTTGCGGGCGAACGGCGACTGGCTGCGGTCGAGCCCGAACTGCGTGAAGTCGTAGTGGACGTCGGGGATCGTGCCGGGAGTGGTCTGCGCGAACTCGCGCTCGGCGCGGCCCTGCTCGATGGCCGCCGCCTCCTCGACGGTATAGAAGGCCTTGTCCACGCCCTGCGGCCGCTCGAGCGGCGTGTAGGTCTGGTTCGTCCAGAAACCCTGAAGGTCGGGGTGCCCGTCGGCGGTCCGCGGAACCGAATACGACTCCGCGGATGCGCCGTCCGACTGCGCCTGGCCCGCGCCGGCCGCCGGGATCAGCAAGACGGCCACGGCCGCAAGAACCTGCGCGGCGGAAGAAAGCCACCGGGACCGATGATGCATGAGGAACTCCTCCCCGCGAGTCTTCCGGCCCTCCGCAGGCATGAGAATGGTCGGGATGACTGGATTTGAACCAGCGACCCCCTGACCCCCAGTCAGGTGCGCTACCAGACTGCGCCACATCCCGACGCTCGACGACAAACCTGCCGAAAGACCGCGGCGGAACGTCACGTGCCGCGGCCCGACCCGCCCTGCGCGGACAGCAGGTCGAGAATCGACCGGAGCCCGCGCTTCACATCGAGGATACGCTCGCGTGCATCCGTCCCCGGCAAGTCGGCCACGATCGGTTCCGGAGCCGCCGGTTGCTCGCTGATCAGCCTCCGCCGCGCCGCGCCGAGCGTCAGCCCCTCTTCGAAGAGCAGCCGCCGGATCTCGAGCACCAGCTCGATGTCGACCCGCCGGTAGACACGAGCGCCGGTGGTCGTCGACGCACCCAGCGTCGGGAACTCTCCCTCCCAGGACTTGAGCACATACGGCTGAACCCCGGCGATGGAGCAGACCTCGGCGGCCTTGAACAGTGGCCGGTCGGGAATCTCGACGTCGACGCTCGGCGACCTGTCCATCCTCTGTCGTGGTCAGCCAGTATAGCGCAGTCCAGGAGCCTGCGCCGCCGCACGCAGCGCAGCGGCGTTCCGGGGCGCAGGGTCCCGGAGCGGGGGGGATGGGCCGGAACGCCGCGCCGGAGAGGCGTTTCGGGGTGCTCGTACGGGACGACGCCCGCCGCCGGGCCCGCGCCCCGGTTACGAGCGCCGCCCGCGCCGCGCCGGCTCGCGCCGGGCCCGCGCCCTGACCCGAATCGGGGACCCTTCGAAACCGAAGGCGTCCCGGAGCTGGTTGCGGAGGTACCTCTCGTACGAGAAGTGAAAGCGCGTCGCGACGTTGGTGAAGAAGACGAACGACGGCGGTCGGGCGCCGATCTGGGTAGCGTAGAGGATCTTCACGGCGCGGCGGCCGGGGCTCGCGGGAC encodes the following:
- a CDS encoding MerR family transcriptional regulator, with the translated sequence MDRSPSVDVEIPDRPLFKAAEVCSIAGVQPYVLKSWEGEFPTLGASTTTGARVYRRVDIELVLEIRRLLFEEGLTLGAARRRLISEQPAAPEPIVADLPGTDARERILDVKRGLRSILDLLSAQGGSGRGT